Proteins from a single region of Macrotis lagotis isolate mMagLag1 chromosome 2, bilby.v1.9.chrom.fasta, whole genome shotgun sequence:
- the SLC35E3 gene encoding solute carrier family 35 member E3 — MASLVQTVRKNGRIAAGLLLNLLVSICIVFLNKWIYVHYGFPNMSLTLVHFVVTGLGLYICQKLDIFAPKSLQPSKLLLLALSFCGFVVFTNLSLQNNTIGTYQLAKAMTTPVIIVIQTLFYKKTFSAKIQLTLIPITLGVILNSYYDVKFNFLGMVFAALGVVVTSLYQVWVGAKQHELQVNSMQLLYYQAPMSSAMLLMVVPFFEPVFGKGGIFGPWSFSALLMVLLSGIIAFMVNLSIYWIIGNTSPVTYNMFGHFKFCITLFGGYVLFKDPLSINQGLGILCTLFGILAYTHFKLSEQEGNRSKLVQRP; from the exons ATGGCATCTCTGGTCCAAACAGTCCGGAAGAATGGGCGCATAGCTGCTGGGCTCCTGCTCAACCTGCTGGTCTCCATCTGCATTGTTTTCCTTAACAAATGGATCTATGTGCACTACGGCTTCCCCAATATGAGTCTGACCCTGGTGCACTTCGTGGTGACTGGGCTGGGCTTGTACATCTGTCAGAAATTGGACATTTTTGCCCCTAAAAGTCTGCAGCCTTCCAAGCTGCTGCTCCTGGCCCTCAGCTTCTGTGGGTTTGTGGTCTTCACCAACCTCTCTCTCCAAAACAACACGATAGGCACCTATCAGTTGGCCAAGGCCATGACCACCCCCGTGATCATAGTCATCCAGACCCTGTTCTACAAGAAAACCTTCTCTGCCAAAATACAACTCACTCTG ATTCCCATAACTTTAGGTGTCATCCTAAATTCTTATTATGATGTGAAGTTTAATTTTCTTGGAATGGTGTTTGCTGCCCTCGGGGTGGTAGTTACATCCCTTTATCAAGTG TGGGTAGGAGCCAAACAGCATGAACTGCAGGTGAATTCTATGCAGTTGCTATACTACCAAGCACCAATGTCCTCTGCCATGTTATTAATGGTTGTACCCTTCTTTGAACCTGTATTTGGGAAAGGAGGAATCTTTGGACCCTGGTCATTCTCTGCCCTG CTTATGGTGCTGCTGTCTGGTATAATAGCCTTTATGGTAAATTTATCTATATACTGGATCATTGGAAATACTTCACCAGTCAC CTATAACATGTTTGGACACTTCAAATTCTGTATTACCTTATTTGGAGGATATGTTTTATTTAAGGATCCACTGTCAATTAATCAGGGTCTTGGCATTTTATGCACATTATTTGGTATTCTAGCCTATACTCATTTTAAACTTAGTGAGCAGGAAGGCAACAGGAGCAAATTGGTTCAGCGTCCTTAA